CGGTGCCCTTGTAGTTGCCTTCCTGGGTCGCGGTCAGGAGCGGATGCAGCACCTTGATCGGGGCCTTGAACATCTCGACGAATTCCATCAGGCCCTGGTTGGCCAGGCACAGCCCGCCGGAATAGCTGTAGGCGTCCGGATCGTCCTGCGAATAATCCTCGAGCTTGCGGATGTCGACCTTGCCGACCAGCGAGGAAATGTCCTGGTTGTTTTCGTCGCCCGGCTCGGTCTTGGCGATTGCCACCTGCTTCAGGATCGACGGATAGCGCTTGACCACGCGGAATTTGTTGATGTCGCCGCCGAACTCGTGCAGGCGCTTCACCGCCCACGGGCTCGGTACGTTGCGCAGGTAGCGGCGCGGCACGCCGTAGTCTTCCTCGAGGATGGCGCCATCCTCGGTTTCGCTGAACAGGCCGAGCGGCGACTCGTTCACCGGGGAACCCTTGATCGCATAGAACGGCACCTGTTCCATCAGCGACTTGAGCTTTTCGGCGATCGAGGATTTGCCGCCGCCCACCGGGCCCAGCAGGTAAAGGATCTGCTTGCGTTCTTCCAGGCCTTGGGCCGCATGGCGGAAATAGGAAACCACCTGCTCGATCACTTCCTCCATGCCGTAGAACTCGCGGAATGCCGGATAAATCTTGATGACCTTGTTGGCGAAGATGCGCGACAGGCGCGGGTCGAGGCGGGTATCGACCAGGGTGGGTTCGCCGATGGCGGCCAGCATGCGCTCGGGAGCGCTGGCGTAGGTCAGGGGATCCTTCTTGCAGAGTTGCAGATACTCCGACAGAGAATATTCCTCTTCCCGGGTACGCTCGTAGCGGGCTGCGTAGTTGTCGAAAATGGTCATGTGAATGTCCTCAAATGGTCTGACACCGATCACTGTTCGGTGGCCACTGAAGAAAGGCCACCCAAGCCCCGTCCTGAACCTGCCGGGGGCGCCCATCCATGGTCCGGCGCCAGTTGCCTGGCGCGAAACGGCGGGCGGTGTTCCTGCTCTCATCCGGTTGTTACATGACCTGCGATCTGCCCGCGGCGCGGTGGCCGCGCCGGCACGTGCTCTTACTCAGGATGAGTTCGATTGCAACGTTTTCTCAAGGACTTTCACCGGATTGCCGGCGCCGGCTGCGGGCGCCGTATTTCGCTAATGAAATTTATTATGTGCCTAATAGTTCTCGAAGTCAAAACAGTGACGCGTGTTGTACACATTGCTGCCAAGTTCTTGAATCGAATAAGGAAATGACCATTTTGACGAAACGTCGAAGAGGCCGAAGCGCTGTCGTACAGCACGCCGATGCCGGTTTGAGCAGGGGCTTCTGGCCGCGCCGCACAGCATCTTTTTTATCGAAAGGTAAGGAGAGTGTGCACCATCTTGCCGGGCGGCGTCGCACGTGTACCGGGAGCGCTTTTTACAAAAATTCCAGAGTGAAATGAGCTGCCGGCGCGCATGCGCTACACTCTGCGCTTGACGCCCCAAACCCCGACCCATCGTGGAGATCACCATGCTGAATGAACAGCTGCGCCGCCGGTTGCAGGCGATGCCGAAGGCAGAATTGCACATCCATATCGAGGGCTCGCTCGAGCCCGAACTGATTTTTGAGCTGGCACAAAGAAACGGAATTTCGCTTGCCTACCCCTCGGTCGAAGCGTTGCGCCAAGCGTACGACTTCACCGACCTGCAATCGTTCCTGGATATTTATTACGCCGGCGCCAGCGTCTTGCTGACCGAGCAGGACTTCTACGACATGACCGCGGCCTACCTGCGCCGCGCCGCCGCCGACAACGTGCGCCATGCCGAGATCTTCTTCGACCCGCAGACCCATACCGCGCGCGGCGTGCCGTTCGGGACGGCCATCAACGGCATCTGGCGTGCTTGCCAGGAAGGGCCGATCAGCGCCAGCCTGATCATGTGCTTCCTGCGCCACCTGCCGGAAGAGGACGCGCTCGCCACGCTGGAACAAGCGCTGCCGCATCGCGACAAGCTCATCGGCGTCGGCCTCGACTCGTCCGAGGTCGGCCACCCGCCGGAAAAATTCGCGCGCGTGTTCGAGCGCGCCCGCGAACTCGGCCTGCACCTGGTGGCGCACGCGGGCGAGGAGGGGCCGCCGGCCTACATCGACAGCGCCCTCGACGTGCTGCACGTGGAGCGCATCGACCACGGCGTGCGCTGCCTGGACGACCCGCAGCTGGTGCAGCGCCTGGCGCGCGAGCGGATGGCGCTGACGGTGTGCCCGCTGTCGAACATCAAGCTGCGCGTGTTCGACGTGATGGGCAGCCACAACCTGCGCCGCCTGCTCGACGCCGGCCTGGCGGCGACCGTGAATTCCGACGATCCGGCCTATTTCGGCGGCTACGTCAACGCCAATTACCTGGCCGCCTTCGAGGCGCTGCCGCTGGACGAACGCCACGCGCGCCAGCTGGCCGTCAACAGCTTCGAGGCCGCCTTCCTGGACGCGGACAGCAAGCGCGCCTTCCTCGACGAGGTCGAGGCGTTTTTCGCGCCCGTCTGAATCCCTATCCTTGACAAGGACCATGTCCATGCTGATGCAATCCCTGCGCATGACCGCGCGCGACTGGCGCGCCGGCGAACTGCGCTTCCTGCTGGTGGCGCTGGTGGTGGCGGTGTCGGCCCTGACGGCGGTCGGCTTCTTCGTCGACCGCATGAGGAATGGCCTGAACCGCGACGCCAACCAGCTGCTCGGCGCCGACCTGCTGGTCAATGCCGACCAGCCGGTGGCGCCGGCCTGGCGCCAGGAAGCGCAGCGGCGTGGCCTGGTGCTGGCCGACACCGTTACCTTCCCCAGCATGGCGCAGGCCGGGCAGGGCGACGATTCGCAGGCGCTGCTGGCATCGGTCAAGGCGGTGTCGCCGGGCTATCCGCTGCGCGGACGCCTGCGCACCACCACCAGCGCGCAGGATGCCAGCGAGGCGCTGGGCGACGCCGCCGACGGCATCCCGGCGCCGGGCACGGTATGGGTCGACGTCAATTTGCTGCCGCCGCTGCGCATCGGGGTCGGCAGCAGCATCCAGCTGGGCGACAAGACCTTCAAGGTCGCGCGCCTGATCGCCTCGGAGCCGGACCGCGGCGCCTCGTTCTCGAATTTCGCGCCGCGCGTAATGCTGGCCATGGCCGACCTGAAGGCCACCGGCCTGGTCGACAACTATGCGCGCGTGACCTACCGCATGCAGGTGGCGGGGCGCACGCCCAACGACCTGGGCGCCATCGCCGGCTACGAAGCCTGGCTGCGCGCGCGCATCGCCGCCGACAACGTCAAGGGCGTGCGCATCGAGACGCTGGAAAACGGCCGTCCCGAGATGCGCTCCACGCTGGACCGCGCCGAGCGCTTCCTGGCGCTGGTCAGCCTGCTGTCGGCGATGCTGGCGGCGGTGGCCGTCGCCATGGCGGCGCGCCGCTTCATGGGGCGCCACCTGGACGCCTGCGCCATGCTGCGCTGCCTGGGCATGACCCAGAACCAGGTCGGCGCGATGTTCCTGATCGAGTTCGCGCTGGTCGGCCTGGCCGGCAGCGTGCTGGGCGTGCTGGTCGGCTTCGGCGCCCACTTCGTGCTGCTGGAGCTGATCGGGCGCCTGATGCCGGTCGATTTGCCGCCGGTGTCGCCGCTGCCGGCGCTGCAGGGCATCGCCACCGGCATGCTGCTGCTGGTCGGCTTCGCCCTGCCGCCGGTGCTCCAGCTGCGCAACGTGCCGCACAACCGCGTGCTGCGGCGCGAGCAGGCCGCGCCGCAGCCGCTGGCGCTGGCCACCTACGGCCTGGGCACCGCGGTGTTCGTCGCGCTGCTGCTGTGGCAGGCCGGCGACGCGCGCCTGGCGCTGATGACCGCCGGCGGCTTCCTGGGCGGCTTCGCACTGTTCGCGCTGGTCGGCTGGCTGGCGCTGCTGGCCTTGCGCCGCCTGCGCAACCTGTTCCCGCACCAGGGCTGGCGCTTCGCCGTCACCTCGCTGCAGCGCCGCCCCGGCGCCACCGTGGTGCAGATCGTCTCGCTCTCGCTCGGCCTGATGGCGCTCTTGGTGCTGACCGTGGTGCGCGGCGACCTGATGCAGGCCTGGCGCGTGGCCACCCCGGCCGACGCGCCGAACCGCTTCATCATCAACATCCAGCCCGACCAGCGCGATCGCGTGGCGCAGCAGATCCGCGCCGCCGGCGTGCGCGAGCTGCCGTTGTACCCGATGATCCGCGGGCGCCTGGTGGCGGTGAACGGCAACGCGGTCACCGCCTCGACCTACACCGGCGAACGCGCGCGCGCCTTGTCCGACCGCGAATTCAACCTGTCCAGCGTGCCCGACCTGCCGGCCGCGAACGAGATCGTCGCGGGACGCTGGTACCGCGACGCGCCCGGCGTGGCCGAGGCTTCGGTGGAGCAGGGCATCGCCGAAACCCTGCGCCTCAAACTGGGCGATACCCTGCGCTTCGACATGGGCGGGCTGCTGGTGGAAGCGAAAGTCACCAGCCTGCGCAAGCTGGAATGGGGTTCGATGCGCGCCAACTTCTTCGTCATCATCAATCCGGCAGCGATGCGCGACGCGCCGCAGACGGTGATGACGGCCTTCCACCTGCCGGCCGGCGGCGTCGGCCTGGCCAACACGCTCACGCGCCAGTTCCCGAACCTGACCGTGATCGACGTCAGCGGCATCATCCGCCAGCTGCAGGACGTGCTCGACCAGGTGGTGGTCGCGGTCGAGTTCCTGTTCCTGTTCACGCTGGCCTCGGGCGTGCTGGTGCTGTACGCGGCGCTGATGGGGTCGCAGGCCGAGCGCACCCGCGAAGCCGGCCTGCTGCGCGCGCTGGGCGCCACCCGCGGCCAGCTGGCGCAGGCGCAGCGCATCGAGTTCCTGCTGGTGGGTGGCCTGTCCGGCCTGCTGGCGGCGAGCGGCGCGGCAGCGCTGGGCTGGGCGCTGGCCGAGTACCAGTTCAAATTCCCGTGGCATTTCGAGCCGCAGGTATGGCTGGCGGGGCTGGTGATCGGCGCCGTGTGCGCATTGGCGGGCGGCTGGCTGGGCCTGCGCAACGTACTGCGCCAGCCGCCGTTGCAGACGCTGCGCGAAGCCTGACGCGGATGGCGATCGCCGCGTGGACGGGAAACCCGTCCACGCGACACGGCATCTGCGCTATGATTGCCGGATGTCGAATACCCAGAATACCCAGGACGTCCAGGACGCGCCCGAGGAAACCCGCACCCTGTACGAAATCATCGGCGGCGAAACGCGCCTGCGCGAGCTGGTCGACCGCTTCTACGACATCATGCAGCTGGAATCCGATTTCGCCGGCATCCACGCCATGCACCCGGTCCCCAACGACGGCTCGCGTGACAAGCTGTTCATGTTCCTGTCCGGCTGGATGGGCGGCCCGAACCTCTTCATCGAGAAGTACGGCCACCCGATGCTGCGTGCGCGCCACCTGCCGTTCGCCATCACCAGCAAGGAGCGCGACCAGTGGCTGCGTGCGATGGCGCTGGCACTCGAGGATCTCGGCTACGACGACGAACTGCGCCTGCGCCTGATGCAGGCCTTCTTCCAGACCGCCGACTGGATGCGCAACAAGCCCGACGCCCGGCCCTGACCGCCCCGACCACGCCGCCCCCAAGGCCCACCTGCCCGCCGCGCGGGCCACATTGACACCATGTCCCTCCTCGAATTCATCCTGATCGCGCTGGCGCTGCTGGCGGTCCTCGCCCTGCAGTGCCTGATGTTCCTGCGCATGCGCGGCAGCGGCGGCGACGGCGAGCAGCAGGCGCGCGCGCTGGAACGACTGGAACGCGAGCTGCGTACCGAACTGCAGGCCAGCGCCCAGGCCACGCGCCAGGAGATGGCGGCGCACCTGGCGCAACAGCACGCCGCCGTCGCCCAGCAGCTGGAAGGCATGCGCCAGCAGATCCAGCTGCACGCCGCCGGCGGACGCGAGGAACAGGCGCGCACGCTGAAGCGCTTTGCCGACACCCTGAACGGCGCGCTGGCCAACCTCACCGAATCGAACGCCCAGCGCATGCTGGAAGTGCGCGCCACGCTGGAAACCAAGATCCGCGACCTGCAGAACGACAATGCGCGCCGGCTGGAAGAGATGCGCCAGACGGTCGACGAAAAGCTGCACGCCACGCTGGAGACGCGCCTGACCGAATCGTTCCGCCACGTGTCGGACCGGCTGGAAAAGGTGCACCAGGGCCTGGGCGAGATGCAGCAGCTGGCGCTTGGCGTGGGCGACCTGAAACGCGTGCTCACCAACGTCAAGACGCGCGGCACCTGGGGAGAAGTGCAGCTGGAAATGCTGCTGGAACAGGTGCTGACGGTCGACCAGTACGGCAAGAACATCGAGACCGTGCGCGGCTCCAACGCGCGCGTCGAATTCGCGATCAAGCTGCCGGGCGTGGTCGACGGCGGCCCGCCGCTGTGGCTGCCGATCGACGCCAAGTTTCCCAAGGAGCAGTACGAGCGCCTGGTGGAAGCCAGCGACCGCGCCGATGCGGATGGCGTGGCGCGCGCCGGCGCCGAACTGGAACGCGCGGTGCGCGGCGAGGCCAGGACCATCTGCGAAAAATACGTGGCGCCGCCGCAGACCACCGACTTCGCGATCCTGTTCCTGCCGACCGAGGGCCTGTACGCCGAAGTGATGCGCCGCCCCGGCCTGGCCGATGAGCTGCAGCGCACCCAGCGCGTGACCATCGCCGGCCCGTCCACGCTGGCGGCGCTGCTGAACAGCCTGCAGATGGGCTTTCGCACGCTGGCGCTGGAAAAGCGCTCGTCCGAAGTGTGGCAGGTGCTGGGTGCGGTGAAGACCGAGTTCGCCAAGTTCGGCGACGTGCTGGCCGCCACCAAGCTGACCCTGGAACGCGCCGCCAAGAACATCGAGAATGCCGAGGTGCGCAGCCGCCAGATGGCGCGCAAATTGAAATCGGTGGAAGCGCTGCCCAGCGAAGCGGCGCAGCTCATGTTGGGCAAGGGGGATCTGGATGATGGGGATCGGTAACGCCGGTTGAACGCGTGGACGGGGCCGCCGTCCACGCGTCAATCGCCATCGTCGGAAACGCCCCACGCCAACCGGCACCGCCGTATCAGACCAACCCCTCGAACACCACCACATCCACCATCTCGCCCGCCTGCACGTTGCCCTGCTCGTCATGCAGCACCACCATGCAGTTCGCTTCCGACATCGAGCGCAGGATGCCGGAGCCCTGCGCCCCGGTGATGCGCACCTCGGCCTGGCCGTCGGCGCCGCGCGCCAGCACGGCGCGCTGGAACTCGGTGCGGCCGGGCTTCTTGCGGATCGTGTCGAGCGAACGCGCACGCAGCAGCGGCAACGGGGCGTCGGCGCCCATCATGCGCAGCAGCGCCGCGCGCGCGAAGAAGTAGAACGAGACCATCACCGCCACCGGATTGCCCGGCAGCCCGAACAGAAAGGCGCTGCGGCCGTTGGAGGCGATGCGGCCGAACGCCAGCGGCCGTCCCGGACGCATGGCGAGCTTCCAGAACGCCACGTCGCCCAGGCGCGCCATGATGTCGCGTGTGTAGTCGGCGGCCCCGACCGAGACGCCGCCCGAGGTGATGATGGCGTCGGCGTTCTCGCAGGCGTCGCGCAGCGCGGATTCCAGCGCCTGCGGATCGTCGCGTACCACGCCCATGTCGATGACGTCGCAGCCGAGGCGCTGCAGCATGCCGTAGATGGTGTAGCGGTTGCTGTCGTAGACGCAGCCTTCTTCCAGCGCCTGGCCGATCGAGCGCAGTTCGTCGCCGGTGGAAAAGAAGGCGACCCGCAGGCGCCGCTGCACCGGCACTTCGGCCACGCCGAGCGACGCCATCAGGCCGAGGTCGGACGGACGCACCACGCGGCCTTTCGCCAGCGCCACGCCGCCCACGGCCAGGTCCTCGCCGGCCAGGCGGCGGTTGTCGCCGGCGCGGATCGCGCCGGGCGCGAGCAGCACGTTTTTGCCGTGCGCAGCCTCTTCGACGCTGACGCATTCCTGCGGCACCACGCTGTCGCAGCCGGCCGGCATCACGGCGCCGGTCATGATGCGCACGCATTGGCCCGGCTGCACGGCGCCTTCGAACGGACGCCCGGCGTAGGCGATGCCGGCCACGGCCAGGCGCAGCGGCGCAGCGGGCAGCAGGTCGGCGCCGCGCAGCGCGTAGCCGTCCATCGCCGAGTTGTCGTGGGCCGGCACGTTGATCGGCGAGACGATGTCGCGGGCCAGCACGCGTCCGAGCGCGGCGCGCAGCGCCACCTGCTCGACGGCGCGCACCGGCGCGACGAATTCGCCGATGATGCGCTGGGCGTCGCGCACCGGCAGCGCCTCCGGATCGTAGCCGTCGACGCAGCGCGCCACCTCGTCCAGGCGCGGCTTGCCGGACGCGCCATGGTCGAGCGCGCGCAATTCGTCCAGCGTATTGATGTTGCGGAAGGCGCCGCCGTCCTCGAACAGCACCTCGGCCACCCTGGCCCGTGCATGCCAGCCGTCCATGCGCCGTCCGCCCTCTGCCAGGTAGGCGTCAACCAGCGGCGCCAGGCCGCGCTTCGCCAGGCAAAACACCGGATGGACGCGGCGCCGTCCGTCTTCCTCGGTCACCGCCACCGCCGCGTCGGCGCCGGCTTCCACCAGGCCGCGCTGCAGGCGCGCGGCCAGGTCTGCCGGCAGGAAGGGCGAGTCGCACGGTGCGCTCAGCAGGTAGTCGGTCTCGCAGCGGCGCAGGCCGGTCGCCAGGCCGGCCAGCGGGCCGGGAAAGCCGGGCGTGTCGTCCGGCCACACCGGCACGCCGAAGCCGGCGTAGGCATCCAGGTTGCGGTTGGCGCTGATGGCGATCGCTGCCACCTGCGGCGCCAGGCGCGCCGCTACCTGCGCCGCCATGGTGGCGCCGCCGAACGGCTGCAGGCCCTTGTCCACGTTGCCCATGCGGGTGCCGCGCCCGCCGGCCAGGACCAGGCCGCTGATGGCATCCCTGCCGGTGATCGAGTTCGTACCGCTCATCGCATCAACCGCCGATATACGACATTTCGATGCGCCGCGTGCCCCGCGCCAGGCCTGCCGTGTTGATGGTGCGGGTTTCCGAATAGCGGTCGGCGCGCTTGCGCCACATGTGGGCGATGGCGCTGGACATCTCGGCATCGCTGCGGCCTTCGCGCAGCAGCGCGCGCAGGTCGTGACCGCGGGTGGCGAACAGGCAGGTGAACAGCTTGCCCTCGGTCGACAGGCGGATGCGCGAGCAATCCTGGCAAAAGGCCTGGGTGACGCTGGAGATCATGCCGACCTCGCCGCCGCCGTCGGCGTACCGCCAGCGCGCCGCGGTCTCGCCGGTGTAATTGGGGTCCACCGGTTCGAGCGGCATCTCGGCCGAGATGCGCCGCACCACTTCGCCCGATGGCACTACCTCGTCCATGTTCCAGCCGTTCGAGGCGCCCACGTCCATGTACTCGATGAAACGCAGGATATATGGCGTATTCTTGAAGTGACGCGCCATCGGCAGGATCTGGTCGTCGTTCATGCCGCGCTTGACCACCATGTTGACCTTGATCGGACCCAGGCCGGCGTCGTGCGC
The genomic region above belongs to Massilia forsythiae and contains:
- a CDS encoding adenosine deaminase, encoding MLNEQLRRRLQAMPKAELHIHIEGSLEPELIFELAQRNGISLAYPSVEALRQAYDFTDLQSFLDIYYAGASVLLTEQDFYDMTAAYLRRAAADNVRHAEIFFDPQTHTARGVPFGTAINGIWRACQEGPISASLIMCFLRHLPEEDALATLEQALPHRDKLIGVGLDSSEVGHPPEKFARVFERARELGLHLVAHAGEEGPPAYIDSALDVLHVERIDHGVRCLDDPQLVQRLARERMALTVCPLSNIKLRVFDVMGSHNLRRLLDAGLAATVNSDDPAYFGGYVNANYLAAFEALPLDERHARQLAVNSFEAAFLDADSKRAFLDEVEAFFAPV
- a CDS encoding group II truncated hemoglobin, which gives rise to MSNTQNTQDVQDAPEETRTLYEIIGGETRLRELVDRFYDIMQLESDFAGIHAMHPVPNDGSRDKLFMFLSGWMGGPNLFIEKYGHPMLRARHLPFAITSKERDQWLRAMALALEDLGYDDELRLRLMQAFFQTADWMRNKPDARP
- the rmuC gene encoding DNA recombination protein RmuC, producing MSLLEFILIALALLAVLALQCLMFLRMRGSGGDGEQQARALERLERELRTELQASAQATRQEMAAHLAQQHAAVAQQLEGMRQQIQLHAAGGREEQARTLKRFADTLNGALANLTESNAQRMLEVRATLETKIRDLQNDNARRLEEMRQTVDEKLHATLETRLTESFRHVSDRLEKVHQGLGEMQQLALGVGDLKRVLTNVKTRGTWGEVQLEMLLEQVLTVDQYGKNIETVRGSNARVEFAIKLPGVVDGGPPLWLPIDAKFPKEQYERLVEASDRADADGVARAGAELERAVRGEARTICEKYVAPPQTTDFAILFLPTEGLYAEVMRRPGLADELQRTQRVTIAGPSTLAALLNSLQMGFRTLALEKRSSEVWQVLGAVKTEFAKFGDVLAATKLTLERAAKNIENAEVRSRQMARKLKSVEALPSEAAQLMLGKGDLDDGDR
- the moeA gene encoding molybdopterin molybdotransferase MoeA, which gives rise to MSGTNSITGRDAISGLVLAGGRGTRMGNVDKGLQPFGGATMAAQVAARLAPQVAAIAISANRNLDAYAGFGVPVWPDDTPGFPGPLAGLATGLRRCETDYLLSAPCDSPFLPADLAARLQRGLVEAGADAAVAVTEEDGRRRVHPVFCLAKRGLAPLVDAYLAEGGRRMDGWHARARVAEVLFEDGGAFRNINTLDELRALDHGASGKPRLDEVARCVDGYDPEALPVRDAQRIIGEFVAPVRAVEQVALRAALGRVLARDIVSPINVPAHDNSAMDGYALRGADLLPAAPLRLAVAGIAYAGRPFEGAVQPGQCVRIMTGAVMPAGCDSVVPQECVSVEEAAHGKNVLLAPGAIRAGDNRRLAGEDLAVGGVALAKGRVVRPSDLGLMASLGVAEVPVQRRLRVAFFSTGDELRSIGQALEEGCVYDSNRYTIYGMLQRLGCDVIDMGVVRDDPQALESALRDACENADAIITSGGVSVGAADYTRDIMARLGDVAFWKLAMRPGRPLAFGRIASNGRSAFLFGLPGNPVAVMVSFYFFARAALLRMMGADAPLPLLRARSLDTIRKKPGRTEFQRAVLARGADGQAEVRITGAQGSGILRSMSEANCMVVLHDEQGNVQAGEMVDVVVFEGLV
- a CDS encoding ABC transporter permease; protein product: MLMQSLRMTARDWRAGELRFLLVALVVAVSALTAVGFFVDRMRNGLNRDANQLLGADLLVNADQPVAPAWRQEAQRRGLVLADTVTFPSMAQAGQGDDSQALLASVKAVSPGYPLRGRLRTTTSAQDASEALGDAADGIPAPGTVWVDVNLLPPLRIGVGSSIQLGDKTFKVARLIASEPDRGASFSNFAPRVMLAMADLKATGLVDNYARVTYRMQVAGRTPNDLGAIAGYEAWLRARIAADNVKGVRIETLENGRPEMRSTLDRAERFLALVSLLSAMLAAVAVAMAARRFMGRHLDACAMLRCLGMTQNQVGAMFLIEFALVGLAGSVLGVLVGFGAHFVLLELIGRLMPVDLPPVSPLPALQGIATGMLLLVGFALPPVLQLRNVPHNRVLRREQAAPQPLALATYGLGTAVFVALLLWQAGDARLALMTAGGFLGGFALFALVGWLALLALRRLRNLFPHQGWRFAVTSLQRRPGATVVQIVSLSLGLMALLVLTVVRGDLMQAWRVATPADAPNRFIINIQPDQRDRVAQQIRAAGVRELPLYPMIRGRLVAVNGNAVTASTYTGERARALSDREFNLSSVPDLPAANEIVAGRWYRDAPGVAEASVEQGIAETLRLKLGDTLRFDMGGLLVEAKVTSLRKLEWGSMRANFFVIINPAAMRDAPQTVMTAFHLPAGGVGLANTLTRQFPNLTVIDVSGIIRQLQDVLDQVVVAVEFLFLFTLASGVLVLYAALMGSQAERTREAGLLRALGATRGQLAQAQRIEFLLVGGLSGLLAASGAAALGWALAEYQFKFPWHFEPQVWLAGLVIGAVCALAGGWLGLRNVLRQPPLQTLREA
- the moaA gene encoding GTP 3',8-cyclase MoaA; translated protein: MAEKIILLGDARSPSLPVPGTLEAPTGLLSDALARPLHDLRISVTDRCNFRCVYCMPKEVFDKDYAYLPHSALLSFEEITRVAALFIAHGVEKIRLTGGEPLLRKNIEGLVAGLRALRTPSGRPLDLTLTTNGSLLARKARALKDAGLDRVTVSLDAIDDTTFRRMNDVDFSVEDVLGGIAAAHDAGLGPIKVNMVVKRGMNDDQILPMARHFKNTPYILRFIEYMDVGASNGWNMDEVVPSGEVVRRISAEMPLEPVDPNYTGETAARWRYADGGGEVGMISSVTQAFCQDCSRIRLSTEGKLFTCLFATRGHDLRALLREGRSDAEMSSAIAHMWRKRADRYSETRTINTAGLARGTRRIEMSYIGG